AGCCCCTGATCCACCGCATCGGCGGTCAGCAGGTGCGCAACATGGGTACGATCGGCGGCAACATCGCCAACGGCTCGCCCATCGGCGATACGCCCCCCGCGCTCATCGCGCTCGGCAGCACGCTGACCTTGCGCAAGGGCGCCGAACGGCGCACCATCTCCCTGCAGGACTTCTTCATCGCCTATGGCAAGCAGGACCGCCAGCCGGGCGAATTCGTCGAGGCCGTGCATGTGCCGGTGCCTGCGGCCTCCGAGAAGGTGGCCATCTACAAGGTGACCAAGCGCCGCGACGAGGACATTACCGCGACGCTCGGCGCCTTCCGTCTGGCGCTTGCCGACGACGGCACGGTGGCGGCGATCACGATCGCCTATGGCGGCATGGCGGCGACGCCGAAGCGCGCCTTCGCCGTTGAGGCCGCGCTCCTTGGGAAGCCCTGGACCGAGGCGACCGTGGAAGCGGCCATGGAAAAATACGCGGAAGACTACGCGCCGCTGACCGACATGCGTGCGACCGCCGAATATCGTGCGCTGGCGGCGAGAAACCTGCTTCTGCGGTTCTTCGTGGAAACCACATCCGGCGCGGCGAGCGCGCAGGTGCAACGATACGAGGCAGCGTGAGCCATGAACAAGCATACGACCGACCTCAAGGCCGAGAAGATCACCGGCGGCGTGCATTCCAGCCCCCGCCATGACTCCGCCCACAAGCATGTCGCCGGCACCGCCGTCTATATCGACGACATCACCGAGCCCGCCGGCACGCTGCATGGCGGCCTCGGCCTCTCCACCGTCGCCCATGGCGTCCTGAAATCCGTCGACCTCTCGGCGGTGCGCGCCGCCCCCGGCGTCGTCGCGGTGCTGACGCACGAGGACATTCCCGGCGTCAACGACATCTCGCCCTCGGGCATGCATGACGATCCGGTGCTTGCCGCCGGCAAGGTGGAGTTCCACGGCCAGCCGATCTTCTGCGTGATCGCCGAGACGCGCGAGGAAGCCCGCCGCGCCGCCCGGCTCGCGAAGATCGAATATGAGGAACTGCCGGCCGATATCGACATCTGGGATCTCGACCAGTCCACCCACCGCCAGGTCTTTCCGCCGCTGACGCTGAAGCGCGGCGATGCGGCCACCGCGCTCGACGGCGCCCCGCGCCGCGTGAAGGGCCGCATGCGGCTCGGCGGGCAGGACCATTTCTATCTCGAAGGCCAGGTCTCGCTCGCCGTACCGGGCGAGGACGACGAGGTCATGGTCCATTGCTCGACCCAGGGGCCGAGCGAGACGCAGCACATGATCGCCCATGCGCTCGGCGTGCCGAGCCATGCCGTGGCGGTGGAAGTGCGCCGCATGGGCGGCGGCTTCGGCGGCAAGGAAACGCAGGCGAACCAGTGCGCGGCGCTCGCCGCCATCGCCGCCAAGAAGCTGAACCGCGCCGTGAAGGTACGGCTCGACCGCGACGAGGACATGGTCGCCACCGGCAAGCGGCACGACTTCGCCATCGACTACGATGTCGGCTTCGACGAGGAGGGCCGCATCCTCGCCGTGGACTATACCTTCGCGCTTCGTGCCGGCTTTTCGGCCGACCTGTCCGGCCCGGTGGGCGACCGGGCGCTGTTCCACTGCGACAACGCCTATTTCTTCCCGCATGTCCATGCCAAGACGGCGCTGCTGCATACCAACACGGTCTCGAACACCGCCTTCCGCGGCTTTGGCGGCCCGCAGGGCATGGTGGGCGCCGAGCGCGTCATCGACGAGGTGGCCTTCGCCGTCGGCAAGGACCCGCTCGAGATCCGCAAGCTGAATTTCTACGACGAGATCGGCGTCGAGGGCACCCGCAACCTCACGCCCTATCACCAGAAGGTCGAGGACTGCATCATCCAGCGCATCGTCGCCGAGCTGGAGCAGAGCGCCGACTATGCCGGCCGCCGCAAGGCGATCGCCGAATTCAACGCCGGGAGCCGCATCGTCAAGCGCGGCATCGCGCTGACACCGGTCAAGTTCGGCATCTCCTTCACCAAAACCGAATCCAACCAGGCCGGCGCGCTGGTGCATGTCTATACGGACGGCTCCGTGCACATGAACCATGGCGGCACGGAAATGGGCCAGGGCCTGCATCTGAAGGTGGCGCAGGTCGTGGCGGAAGAGTTCCAGATCGATCTCGACCGGGTGAAGATCACCGCGACGACCACCGCCAAGGTGCCCAACACCTCGCCGACCG
The Shinella zoogloeoides DNA segment above includes these coding regions:
- the xdhB gene encoding xanthine dehydrogenase molybdopterin binding subunit yields the protein MNKHTTDLKAEKITGGVHSSPRHDSAHKHVAGTAVYIDDITEPAGTLHGGLGLSTVAHGVLKSVDLSAVRAAPGVVAVLTHEDIPGVNDISPSGMHDDPVLAAGKVEFHGQPIFCVIAETREEARRAARLAKIEYEELPADIDIWDLDQSTHRQVFPPLTLKRGDAATALDGAPRRVKGRMRLGGQDHFYLEGQVSLAVPGEDDEVMVHCSTQGPSETQHMIAHALGVPSHAVAVEVRRMGGGFGGKETQANQCAALAAIAAKKLNRAVKVRLDRDEDMVATGKRHDFAIDYDVGFDEEGRILAVDYTFALRAGFSADLSGPVGDRALFHCDNAYFFPHVHAKTALLHTNTVSNTAFRGFGGPQGMVGAERVIDEVAFAVGKDPLEIRKLNFYDEIGVEGTRNLTPYHQKVEDCIIQRIVAELEQSADYAGRRKAIAEFNAGSRIVKRGIALTPVKFGISFTKTESNQAGALVHVYTDGSVHMNHGGTEMGQGLHLKVAQVVAEEFQIDLDRVKITATTTAKVPNTSPTAASSGADLNGMAAQNAARQIKDRLIDFAAESHQVPRDQVVFLPNRVRIGNAEIAFNDLVKQAYMARVQLSAAGFYKTPKIHWDRSKGRGHAFYYYAYGAACSEVSVDTLTGEYVVERTDILHDTGRSLNRIIDIGQVEGGFIQGMGWLTTEELWWDGKGRLRTHAPSTYKIPLASDRPKIFNVALTDWSEAYEPTIHRSKAVGEPPLPLGLSVLHALSDAVASVADHKVCPKLDAPATPERVLMAIERLKAGKKG